One part of the Streptomyces sp. NBC_00286 genome encodes these proteins:
- a CDS encoding glycosyltransferase family 4 protein, with the protein MSTPVSSQLSHGRSALRTVQVLGGGSAGSSAHVRSLASGLVARGVRVTVCTPAAAEQTYDFSGAGARHVHVPRRSDPASVAVLRAACADADLVHAHGLHAGMRAAMALSGLRVPFVVTWHSRSHADGARGHLLRLLERRVAKAASVVLGASSDLVERARRNGARDARLAAVALPQVRRPAFADEELERLRPKARAELGATDRPLLMAVGSLERHRGYDTLLDATRTWRRLDPVPLLVIAGEGPLRAELQGRIENEGLPVRLVGRRDDVGELLAAADLALLPGGGEARSVLAQEALHARVPLVAADMEGVPELVGDAAELVPHGDAEALADAVVRLLADPEWRAALKDKGTRQAASWPTEDETVAQVLSIYDELTKPPPVP; encoded by the coding sequence GTGAGCACCCCCGTGAGCAGCCAGTTGTCGCATGGCCGATCGGCGCTGCGTACCGTGCAGGTGCTCGGCGGCGGCAGCGCCGGCAGCAGTGCGCATGTGCGGTCGCTGGCGTCCGGGCTCGTGGCGCGGGGCGTGCGGGTCACGGTGTGTACGCCGGCCGCCGCGGAGCAGACGTACGACTTCAGCGGTGCCGGGGCCCGGCATGTGCACGTGCCGCGGCGCAGCGACCCGGCTTCCGTGGCCGTGCTGCGGGCGGCCTGCGCCGACGCCGATCTCGTCCACGCACACGGTCTGCATGCCGGGATGAGGGCGGCCATGGCGCTCAGTGGGCTGCGGGTTCCGTTCGTCGTGACCTGGCACAGCCGCTCGCACGCCGACGGGGCGCGGGGGCATCTGCTGCGGCTGCTGGAGCGTCGGGTCGCCAAGGCCGCCTCGGTGGTCCTCGGGGCCTCGTCCGACCTGGTCGAGCGGGCCCGGCGCAATGGGGCGCGTGATGCCCGGCTCGCCGCGGTCGCGCTGCCTCAGGTGCGGCGGCCCGCCTTCGCGGACGAGGAGCTTGAACGGCTGCGTCCCAAGGCGCGGGCCGAACTGGGCGCGACGGACCGGCCGTTGCTGATGGCTGTCGGCTCGCTCGAGCGGCACCGGGGGTACGACACGCTGCTGGACGCCACGCGCACCTGGCGGCGGCTGGATCCCGTACCGCTGCTCGTGATCGCCGGCGAGGGGCCGCTGCGCGCCGAACTGCAGGGGCGTATCGAGAACGAAGGGCTGCCGGTACGACTCGTAGGGCGGCGTGACGACGTCGGCGAGCTGCTCGCCGCAGCCGATCTCGCTCTGCTGCCCGGCGGCGGGGAAGCGCGCTCCGTGCTCGCCCAGGAAGCCCTCCACGCGCGCGTGCCGCTCGTCGCCGCCGATATGGAAGGGGTCCCCGAACTGGTCGGGGACGCCGCCGAACTCGTACCGCATGGAGACGCGGAAGCCCTCGCCGACGCCGTCGTACGCCTGCTCGCGGATCCGGAATGGCGTGCGGCCCTCAAGGACAAGGGCACGCGGCAGGCCGCATCCTGGCCGACCGAGGACGAGACCGTCGCTCAAGTTCTCAGCATCTACGACGAATTGACGAAGCCGCCGCCCGTGCCGTAG
- a CDS encoding glycoside hydrolase family 15 protein → MHVAGRIEDYALIGDMQTAALVCRDGTVDWLCLPRFDSHAVFAGLLGTEEHGFWRLGPAHSADAEPPRAARRTYRGDSLVLESEWDTPRGTVRVTDFMPPRDGAPQLVRIVEGVSGRVPMRSALRMRFSYGRVVPWVHKHEGRTVAVAGPDSVWFDTTAETYGKSLTTYADFTVAPGDRIAFTISWQPSHKEPPALPEPEQALEATEEFWREWVEQCTYHGPYREAVVRSLITLKALTYAPTGGIVAAPTTSLPEEIGGVRNWDYRYTWLRDAAITLSSLLRTGYREEARAWREWLLRAVAGDPESLQIMYGIAGERELGEAELDWLPGYENSAPVRVGNGAAHQLQLDVYGEVTEALHLAHMTGLARNDYASLLQLKLIRYLENHWDEPDEGIWEVRGPRRHFVHSKVMAWVAVDRTIKLIESGDADGPLEKWRELRDDIHRDVCEKGYDKERNTFTQSYGSKELDASLLLIPQMGFLPPDDKRVIGTIEAIQRELSTTDGFILRYPTAGEDAGVDGLEGDEGAFLACSFWMADDLAMIGRVDEARKLFEKLLALRNDLGLLAEEWDPRLKRQVGNFPQAFSHVPLIDTALRLTASGAYGG, encoded by the coding sequence ATGCACGTGGCCGGGCGCATCGAGGACTACGCACTTATCGGAGACATGCAGACCGCAGCATTGGTCTGCCGGGACGGCACGGTGGACTGGCTGTGCCTTCCCCGCTTCGACTCCCATGCCGTCTTCGCCGGACTGCTCGGCACCGAGGAGCACGGCTTCTGGCGTCTTGGCCCAGCCCATTCGGCGGACGCCGAGCCGCCCAGAGCGGCCCGCCGCACCTATCGCGGCGACTCTCTGGTCCTCGAATCGGAGTGGGATACGCCACGTGGCACGGTCCGTGTGACCGATTTCATGCCCCCGCGTGACGGCGCACCCCAGCTGGTGCGGATCGTCGAAGGCGTCTCGGGCCGGGTGCCGATGCGCTCGGCGCTGCGGATGCGTTTCTCGTACGGCCGTGTGGTGCCCTGGGTGCACAAGCACGAGGGGCGGACGGTGGCCGTCGCCGGGCCCGACTCCGTGTGGTTCGACACGACGGCCGAGACCTACGGCAAGTCGCTGACCACGTACGCGGACTTCACGGTGGCGCCGGGTGACCGGATCGCGTTCACCATCTCCTGGCAGCCCTCGCACAAGGAGCCGCCCGCGCTGCCCGAGCCGGAGCAGGCCCTGGAGGCCACCGAGGAGTTCTGGCGCGAGTGGGTCGAGCAGTGCACGTATCACGGGCCCTACCGCGAGGCCGTGGTCCGCTCGCTGATCACCCTGAAGGCGCTGACGTACGCGCCGACCGGCGGCATCGTCGCCGCGCCCACCACCTCGCTCCCGGAGGAGATCGGCGGTGTCCGCAACTGGGACTACCGCTACACCTGGCTGCGCGACGCGGCCATCACCCTCTCCTCGCTGCTGCGCACCGGCTACCGCGAGGAGGCGCGCGCCTGGCGCGAGTGGCTGCTGCGCGCGGTCGCGGGCGACCCGGAGAGCCTGCAGATCATGTACGGCATCGCCGGCGAGCGTGAGCTGGGCGAGGCGGAGCTCGACTGGCTGCCCGGCTACGAGAACTCCGCGCCCGTACGCGTCGGGAACGGCGCCGCACACCAGCTCCAGCTGGACGTCTACGGCGAGGTCACCGAGGCCCTGCACCTGGCGCACATGACGGGCCTGGCCCGTAACGACTACGCGTCCCTGCTGCAGCTCAAGCTGATCCGCTACCTGGAGAACCACTGGGACGAGCCGGACGAGGGCATCTGGGAGGTCCGCGGTCCGCGGCGGCACTTCGTGCACTCCAAGGTGATGGCCTGGGTCGCGGTCGACCGCACCATCAAGCTCATCGAGTCCGGCGACGCGGACGGTCCGCTGGAGAAGTGGCGCGAGCTGCGCGACGACATCCACCGCGATGTGTGTGAGAAGGGTTACGACAAGGAGCGCAACACCTTCACCCAGTCGTACGGCTCCAAGGAGCTGGACGCCTCGCTGCTGCTGATCCCGCAGATGGGCTTCCTGCCGCCGGACGACAAGCGGGTGATCGGCACGATCGAGGCCATCCAGCGGGAGCTGTCGACCACGGACGGCTTCATCCTGCGCTACCCCACCGCCGGTGAGGACGCGGGCGTGGACGGCCTGGAGGGTGACGAGGGCGCGTTCCTCGCCTGCTCGTTCTGGATGGCGGACGACCTGGCGATGATCGGCCGCGTGGACGAGGCCCGCAAGCTCTTCGAGAAGCTGCTCGCCCTGCGCAACGACCTCGGCCTGCTGGCCGAGGAGTGGGACCCGCGCCTGAAGCGCCAGGTCGGGAACTTCCCGCAGGCGTTCAGCCACGTGCCCTTGATCGACACGGCACTGCGGTTGACGGCTTCGGGGGCGTACGGCGGCTGA
- a CDS encoding CTP synthase: protein MPSKSSTTKHIFVTGGVASSLGKGLTASSLGALLKARGLRVTMQKLDPYLNVDPGTMNPFQHGEVFVTNDGAETDLDIGHYERFLDVDLDGSANITTGQVYSTVIAKERRGEYLGDTVQVIPHITNEIKHRIRRMATDDVDVVITEVGGTVGDIESLPFLETVRQVRHEVGRDNVFVVHISLLPYIGPSGELKTKPTQHSVAALRNIGIQPDAIVLRADRDVPTAIKRKISLMCDVDEAAVVAAIDAKSIYDIPKVLHTEGLDAYVVRKLDLAFRDVDWTIWDDLLDRVHNPQHEINLALVGKYIDLPDAYLSVTEALRAGGFANKARVKIKWVTSDDCKTPAGAAQQLADVDAICIPGGFGDRGVSGKVGAIQYARENKIPLLGLCLGLQCIVIEAARNLADIADANSTEFDAATGHPVISTMAEQLDIVAGEGDMGGTMRLGMYPAKLAEGSVVREVYGGKEYVEERHRHRYEVNNSYRAELEKKAGLLFSGTSPDGKLVEYLEYPRDVHPYLVATQAHPELRSRPTRPHPLFAGLVKAAVERKTGKTGK from the coding sequence ATGCCCTCCAAATCCTCGACGACCAAGCACATCTTCGTCACCGGGGGCGTCGCCTCCTCCCTCGGCAAGGGCCTGACCGCGTCCAGCCTGGGCGCACTGCTCAAGGCACGGGGTCTGCGGGTCACGATGCAGAAGCTCGACCCGTATCTGAACGTCGACCCGGGCACCATGAACCCTTTCCAGCACGGTGAGGTGTTCGTCACCAACGACGGCGCCGAGACGGACCTGGACATCGGTCACTACGAGCGCTTCCTCGACGTGGACCTGGACGGCTCCGCCAACATCACCACCGGCCAGGTGTACTCCACGGTCATCGCCAAGGAGCGGCGCGGCGAGTACCTCGGCGACACCGTGCAGGTCATCCCGCACATCACCAACGAGATCAAGCACCGCATCCGGCGCATGGCCACGGACGACGTGGACGTGGTGATCACGGAGGTCGGCGGCACGGTCGGCGACATCGAGTCGCTGCCGTTCCTGGAGACCGTCCGTCAGGTCCGTCACGAGGTCGGCCGCGACAATGTGTTCGTCGTCCACATCTCGCTCCTTCCCTACATCGGACCGTCGGGAGAGTTGAAGACGAAGCCGACGCAGCATTCGGTTGCGGCTCTGCGCAACATCGGTATTCAGCCAGATGCGATCGTGCTGCGCGCCGACCGCGATGTGCCCACGGCGATCAAGCGCAAGATCTCGTTGATGTGCGACGTGGACGAGGCGGCCGTGGTCGCGGCCATCGACGCCAAGTCGATCTACGACATCCCGAAGGTCCTGCACACCGAGGGCCTGGACGCCTACGTCGTACGCAAGCTGGACCTCGCCTTCCGTGACGTGGACTGGACGATCTGGGACGACCTGCTCGACCGGGTCCACAATCCGCAGCACGAGATCAACCTCGCGCTCGTCGGCAAGTACATCGACCTGCCCGACGCGTACCTTTCGGTCACCGAGGCGCTGCGCGCGGGCGGGTTCGCCAACAAGGCGCGCGTGAAGATCAAGTGGGTCACCTCGGACGACTGCAAGACCCCGGCGGGTGCGGCCCAGCAGCTCGCCGACGTCGACGCGATCTGCATCCCCGGTGGCTTCGGCGACCGCGGCGTCTCCGGCAAGGTCGGCGCCATCCAGTACGCCCGCGAGAACAAGATCCCGCTGCTCGGCCTGTGTCTCGGTCTGCAGTGCATCGTGATCGAGGCCGCGCGCAATCTCGCCGACATCGCGGACGCCAATTCCACGGAGTTCGACGCCGCCACCGGCCACCCCGTCATCTCCACCATGGCCGAGCAGCTCGACATCGTCGCCGGCGAGGGCGACATGGGCGGCACGATGCGGCTGGGCATGTACCCGGCCAAGCTCGCCGAGGGCTCGGTCGTACGCGAGGTGTACGGCGGCAAGGAGTACGTCGAGGAGCGTCACCGTCACCGCTACGAGGTGAACAACTCCTACCGCGCCGAGCTGGAGAAGAAGGCCGGTCTGCTGTTCTCCGGCACGTCCCCGGACGGCAAGCTCGTGGAGTACCTGGAGTACCCGCGCGACGTCCACCCTTACTTGGTCGCGACCCAGGCGCACCCCGAGTTGCGCTCGCGCCCCACGCGTCCGCATCCGCTGTTCGCGGGCCTGGTGAAGGCCGCTGTGGAGCGCAAGACGGGCAAGACGGGTAAGTAG
- a CDS encoding NUDIX hydrolase, with translation MTIKDTAEEWEVRATETPFTGNKTSVRTDDVVMPDGTVVRRDYQVHPGSVAVLALDDQGRVLVIRQYRHPVRQKLWEIPAGLLDIPGENPLHAAQRELYEEAHVKAEDWRVLTDVYTTPGGCDEAVRIFLARDLSEAEGQRFEVEDEEADMELSRVPVEELVRGVLAGELHNNCLVVGVLSLIAAQNGDGLDALRPAEAPWPARPFEV, from the coding sequence ATGACCATCAAGGACACCGCCGAGGAGTGGGAGGTCAGGGCGACCGAGACTCCGTTCACGGGGAACAAGACCTCCGTGCGCACGGACGACGTGGTCATGCCCGACGGGACGGTCGTCCGCCGCGACTACCAGGTCCACCCCGGTTCGGTGGCGGTCCTCGCCCTCGACGACCAGGGCCGCGTCCTGGTCATCCGCCAGTACCGGCACCCCGTACGCCAGAAGCTGTGGGAGATCCCGGCCGGCCTGCTCGACATCCCCGGCGAGAACCCACTGCACGCCGCCCAGCGCGAGCTCTACGAAGAGGCCCACGTCAAGGCCGAGGACTGGCGGGTGCTCACGGACGTGTACACGACGCCGGGCGGCTGCGACGAGGCCGTACGGATCTTCCTCGCCCGGGATCTGTCCGAGGCCGAGGGCCAGCGCTTCGAAGTCGAGGACGAAGAGGCCGATATGGAACTCTCTCGGGTCCCCGTCGAGGAACTCGTCCGCGGTGTGCTCGCCGGTGAGCTGCACAACAACTGCCTTGTCGTAGGCGTCCTTTCGCTGATCGCGGCCCAGAACGGCGACGGTCTCGACGCGCTGCGCCCGGCCGAGGCGCCGTGGCCCGCGCGGCCCTTCGAGGTGTGA
- a CDS encoding tetratricopeptide repeat protein, with the protein MTDQAVDTEGTKLSAKKQRPADTAAPTEGQFLGRTRELKELRADIERAGLDTIAGRKAPRARVLLIAGKPGFGRTALAEELVRLVADSYPDGTLRARLTEPDGTPVPTERTARELLAALELTAPPGAPEDDLVEALREALASRRALLLLDDAADAEQVDALLPDTPECLVVAVSDGPLTGISDVRPCTLGGLDTKSAVELLGRYTGSVRITVDPRAAEGLVEICAAQPAALVLAGGWLARRPKAAVADLAKQLRTEGDEGPALERVFHLVYAELPPARAQMLRLLSLAPAGLADPHTASALAGCSVDAAESTLDDFTGLGLLRRVESPLPQYEVPGCLLPLLRSLTESEDRPAELQLARARMLERTVRLLASCRAITETDSSPAREKLAGMPSALRFKNPRAAADWLRIRQPALLASARLAVADGELDTLARRLMAALVRAMVAHFGTRAAAPELYGIHQLVLDVAERRKLPREKAAALLNLADLDARNGRTTHALARYRAALDAGREANDPYATGRAMESVGGAHQELGDYDRAADWYGRALAQRLARDERVDAARLHGRIATAHTYAGRYDEALRSWRSAVTGHRRNGDVAGVARALSELARVQEYAGRTEESLRTCQEAIEWARRAEDVRLRAALQLRLADTLDRLGDPVAARLHRGTAERMLGNELPEDLSTREHDANAYEIRSTSAED; encoded by the coding sequence GTGACGGATCAGGCGGTGGACACCGAGGGTACGAAGCTGTCGGCCAAGAAGCAGCGCCCAGCTGACACCGCTGCTCCCACGGAGGGTCAGTTCCTCGGCCGCACAAGAGAGTTGAAGGAACTCAGGGCCGACATCGAGCGTGCGGGCCTGGACACCATCGCGGGCCGGAAAGCGCCACGCGCGCGCGTGCTGCTCATCGCGGGCAAGCCCGGCTTCGGCCGCACCGCGCTCGCCGAAGAACTCGTACGGCTGGTCGCGGACAGTTATCCTGACGGCACGCTACGAGCCCGCCTCACCGAACCCGACGGCACGCCCGTACCCACCGAGCGCACCGCCCGCGAACTGCTCGCCGCCCTCGAGCTGACCGCCCCGCCCGGAGCCCCCGAGGACGACCTCGTCGAGGCGCTGCGCGAGGCCCTCGCCAGCCGCCGGGCCCTGCTCCTGCTCGACGACGCGGCGGACGCGGAACAGGTCGACGCGCTCCTTCCCGACACCCCGGAATGCCTGGTCGTCGCCGTCTCCGATGGCCCCCTGACCGGGATCTCCGACGTCCGCCCCTGCACCCTCGGCGGCCTGGACACCAAGTCCGCCGTCGAACTCCTCGGCCGCTACACCGGCTCCGTACGCATCACCGTCGATCCGCGCGCCGCCGAAGGACTCGTCGAGATCTGCGCGGCCCAGCCCGCCGCGCTCGTACTCGCTGGCGGCTGGCTGGCCCGCCGGCCCAAGGCGGCCGTCGCCGACCTCGCCAAGCAGTTGCGCACGGAGGGTGACGAAGGCCCGGCACTCGAGCGCGTCTTCCACCTCGTGTACGCCGAACTGCCCCCGGCCCGCGCACAGATGCTCCGCCTGCTCTCGCTCGCCCCCGCGGGCCTCGCCGACCCGCACACCGCCTCCGCGCTCGCCGGCTGCTCGGTGGACGCCGCCGAGTCCACCCTCGACGACTTCACCGGGCTCGGTCTCCTGCGGCGCGTCGAGTCACCGCTGCCGCAGTACGAGGTGCCCGGCTGTCTGCTGCCGCTGCTGCGCTCGCTCACCGAGAGCGAGGACCGGCCGGCCGAGCTGCAACTGGCCCGCGCCCGAATGCTGGAGCGGACCGTACGGCTGCTGGCCTCCTGCCGCGCGATCACCGAGACCGACAGCTCGCCCGCCCGCGAGAAGCTCGCCGGGATGCCCAGCGCCCTGCGCTTCAAGAACCCCCGCGCGGCTGCCGACTGGCTGCGCATCCGGCAGCCCGCGCTGCTGGCCTCGGCCCGGCTCGCGGTCGCCGACGGGGAGCTGGACACCCTCGCTCGCCGACTGATGGCCGCGCTGGTGCGGGCGATGGTCGCGCACTTCGGTACGCGGGCGGCGGCGCCCGAGCTGTACGGCATCCACCAGCTCGTCCTGGATGTCGCCGAGCGGCGCAAGCTGCCCCGCGAGAAGGCCGCCGCACTGCTGAACCTCGCCGACCTGGACGCCCGGAACGGCCGTACCACCCATGCGCTCGCCCGCTATCGCGCCGCTCTCGACGCCGGACGGGAGGCGAACGACCCGTATGCGACCGGCCGCGCGATGGAATCCGTAGGCGGCGCGCATCAGGAGCTGGGGGACTACGACCGGGCCGCCGACTGGTACGGGCGGGCCCTCGCGCAACGGCTCGCGCGCGACGAGCGCGTGGACGCGGCCAGGCTGCACGGCCGTATCGCCACCGCGCACACCTACGCGGGCCGCTACGACGAGGCGCTGCGCAGCTGGCGCTCGGCCGTCACCGGCCATCGCAGGAACGGTGATGTGGCGGGCGTGGCCAGGGCGTTGAGCGAATTGGCACGGGTGCAGGAATACGCCGGCCGGACCGAGGAATCGCTGCGCACCTGCCAGGAGGCGATCGAGTGGGCGCGCCGCGCCGAGGACGTACGGCTGCGGGCCGCTCTGCAGCTCCGGCTCGCCGACACGCTGGACCGGCTCGGCGACCCCGTGGCGGCCCGGCTGCACCGTGGCACGGCCGAGCGCATGCTGGGAAACGAGCTCCCGGAGGACCTGTCCACCAGGGAACACGACGCTAACGCCTACGAAATCCGTAGTACATCCGCAGAAGATTGA
- the ald gene encoding alanine dehydrogenase, whose product MIDVKVGIPREVKNNEFRVAITPAGVHELVRHGHQIVIERGAGVGSSITDDEFVAAGARILDTADEVWASADLLLKVKEPIAEEYHRLRKDQILFTYLHLAASKECTDALLESGTTAIAYETVELPSRALPLLAPMSEVAGRLAPQVGAYHLMAPNGGRGVLPGGVPGVLAGRAVVIGGGVSGWNAAQIAIGMGFHVTLLDKDINKLKEADKIFGTKIQTVVSNAFELEKACLEADLVIGAVLIPGAKAPKLVTNELVSRMKPGSVLVDIAIDQGGCFEDSRPTTHAEPTFPVHNSVFYCVANMPGAVPNTSTYALTNATLPYIVELANRGWVEALRRDPALAKGLNTHDGKVIYREVAEAHGLEHRELETLLG is encoded by the coding sequence GTGATCGACGTGAAGGTCGGCATCCCCCGCGAGGTCAAGAACAACGAGTTCCGGGTGGCCATCACCCCCGCCGGAGTGCATGAGCTGGTGCGCCACGGCCACCAGATCGTCATCGAGCGGGGCGCCGGTGTCGGCTCCTCGATCACGGACGACGAGTTCGTCGCCGCCGGCGCGCGGATCCTCGACACCGCGGACGAGGTGTGGGCCTCCGCCGACCTGCTGCTGAAGGTCAAGGAGCCGATCGCCGAGGAGTACCACCGCCTCCGCAAGGACCAGATCCTCTTCACCTACCTGCACCTGGCCGCGTCCAAGGAGTGCACGGACGCGCTCCTGGAGTCCGGCACCACGGCCATCGCGTACGAAACCGTCGAACTGCCCAGCCGCGCGCTGCCGCTGCTCGCCCCGATGTCCGAGGTCGCGGGTCGGCTCGCCCCGCAGGTCGGCGCCTACCACCTGATGGCCCCGAACGGCGGCCGCGGAGTGCTGCCCGGCGGCGTCCCGGGCGTGCTGGCCGGCCGGGCCGTCGTCATCGGCGGCGGCGTCTCCGGCTGGAACGCCGCACAGATCGCCATCGGCATGGGCTTCCACGTGACCCTGCTCGACAAGGACATCAACAAGCTCAAGGAAGCCGACAAGATCTTCGGCACGAAGATCCAGACCGTCGTCTCCAACGCCTTCGAACTCGAGAAGGCCTGCCTGGAGGCCGACCTCGTCATCGGCGCCGTGCTCATCCCGGGCGCCAAGGCACCGAAGCTGGTCACCAACGAACTCGTCTCCCGGATGAAGCCGGGAAGTGTTCTTGTCGACATCGCGATTGATCAAGGCGGTTGCTTCGAGGACTCGCGACCGACGACCCACGCCGAGCCGACCTTCCCGGTCCACAACTCGGTCTTCTACTGCGTCGCCAACATGCCCGGAGCGGTCCCCAACACCTCCACGTACGCACTCACCAACGCCACGCTCCCGTACATCGTGGAGCTCGCGAACCGCGGCTGGGTCGAGGCGCTGCGCCGCGATCCCGCGCTGGCCAAGGGCCTCAACACCCATGACGGCAAGGTCATTTACCGCGAGGTCGCCGAGGCGCACGGACTGGAGCACCGAGAGCTGGAGACCCTGCTGGGCTGA